In Fibrobacter sp. UWT2, one DNA window encodes the following:
- a CDS encoding restriction endonuclease subunit S: MKVERLLGISVTKEFIPSIANTIGTDMSSYKIVYPNQFVYIADTSRRGDKIAIAYLKENEEPALVSAIYTVFEVVDTNALDPEYLMMWFRRPEFDRYARFHSHGSAREVFDWEEMCEVQVPVPAIEKQREIVAEYNTLATRIETNKKLIATLEQTACAIYRKMFQEDSSIVKGKLGDLCSCFTGFPFDGERYSDKDGIIALRGENVTEQSLRWDTVKKYNDEITERIAKCYLQEWDVVIGMDGSKVGKNWSLVTEYDLPLLLAQRVARLRTNAIEKQHYIYMSLKMEKFSDYVSRVNTGSTILHISGPQIEDFPIVIPSEEQFKALKQEYIPIFTKIKLHNRENQTLTKMQTLLLSKMGA, translated from the coding sequence TTGAAAGTCGAACGACTGCTTGGGATAAGCGTGACGAAAGAGTTTATCCCGTCTATTGCTAATACGATTGGCACGGATATGTCATCGTATAAAATTGTGTATCCGAATCAATTTGTTTATATCGCAGATACGTCACGACGTGGAGATAAAATTGCAATTGCCTATCTAAAAGAAAATGAAGAACCGGCTTTGGTTTCGGCAATTTATACCGTTTTTGAAGTCGTTGATACGAACGCCTTGGATCCCGAATATCTGATGATGTGGTTCCGTCGCCCGGAATTTGACCGCTACGCCCGCTTCCATTCTCACGGCAGCGCCCGCGAAGTCTTTGACTGGGAAGAAATGTGCGAAGTCCAGGTCCCCGTCCCCGCGATTGAAAAACAGCGCGAAATCGTCGCCGAATACAACACCCTCGCCACCCGCATAGAAACCAACAAGAAACTCATCGCCACCCTCGAACAAACCGCTTGTGCAATTTATCGCAAAATGTTTCAAGAAGATAGTTCTATTGTTAAGGGAAAATTGGGAGATTTATGCAGTTGTTTTACTGGTTTTCCATTTGATGGTGAACGATATTCAGACAAAGATGGGATTATCGCTTTACGTGGAGAAAATGTTACCGAGCAAAGCCTTCGTTGGGATACGGTAAAAAAATATAATGATGAAATTACTGAGCGAATAGCAAAATGCTATTTGCAAGAATGGGATGTCGTCATTGGCATGGACGGTTCAAAAGTAGGAAAGAATTGGTCTTTAGTAACAGAATACGATTTACCTCTACTTCTTGCACAGCGAGTAGCTCGACTAAGAACGAATGCTATTGAAAAGCAGCATTATATCTATATGTCTTTGAAAATGGAAAAGTTTTCTGATTATGTATCTCGTGTGAATACAGGTTCTACAATTTTGCACATTAGTGGTCCGCAAATTGAAGATTTTCCAATAGTAATTCCGTCGGAAGAGCAATTTAAAGCATTAAAACAAGAATATATACCGATATTTACCAAAATTAAATTGCACAACAGAGAAAATCAAACCCTAACCAAAATGCAAACCCTTCTCCTCTCCAAAATGGGAGCGTAG
- a CDS encoding class I SAM-dependent DNA methyltransferase encodes MPKVSKKSVPEKSVEASLWESANKLRGSVEPAEYKHVVLSLIFLKFASDKFEEQREKLIAAGRQKYVEMPEFYNKDNVFYLEETSRWSFIIEHARQSDIALLIDTALANIEKKNKALRGALPDNYFSRLQLDTAKLAALISDIDGIDTIKDKEQDVVGRVYEYFLGKFAIAEGKGKGEFYTPKTIVGLIAEMIEPYRGKIYDPCCGSGGMFVQSMKFIEAHHGNKREVSVYGQEYTGTTYKLAKMNLAIRGISGNLGDKPADTFAEDQHKDLKADFIMANPPFNQKSWRAENELLDDPRWKGYTVPPTSNANYGWILNILSKLSENGVAGFLLSNGALSGEGDEQQIRKELLQNDKVEAILILPRNMFYSTDISVTLWILNNNKTAREVKVGDAMRKYRNRKGEVLFMDLRQMGEPFEKKYTQFSAEDIAKISGTYHKWQTQKIKDEPEYCATATLKEIEAKNWSLVPSKYIEFKNRDEAVNFDEKMRELQAEMRTLLKAEKESEKELAKVFKNLGFEL; translated from the coding sequence ATGCCAAAAGTTTCTAAAAAATCCGTCCCCGAAAAGTCCGTAGAGGCGTCCCTCTGGGAGTCTGCGAACAAGTTGCGCGGCAGCGTGGAACCCGCTGAATACAAGCACGTGGTGCTTTCGCTTATCTTCCTCAAGTTCGCAAGCGACAAGTTCGAGGAACAGCGCGAAAAGCTTATCGCCGCCGGCCGCCAGAAATACGTAGAGATGCCCGAGTTCTACAACAAGGACAACGTCTTTTACCTGGAAGAAACTTCCCGCTGGAGCTTTATCATCGAGCACGCCCGCCAAAGCGACATTGCGCTCCTGATCGATACCGCGCTTGCGAACATAGAAAAGAAGAACAAGGCGTTGCGCGGGGCGCTCCCCGACAACTATTTCTCGCGCCTGCAGCTCGACACCGCGAAACTCGCGGCGCTCATCAGCGACATCGACGGCATCGACACCATCAAGGACAAGGAACAGGATGTCGTTGGCCGCGTCTATGAATATTTCCTCGGCAAGTTCGCCATCGCCGAAGGCAAGGGCAAGGGTGAATTCTATACGCCCAAGACAATCGTCGGACTCATCGCCGAAATGATTGAACCCTACCGCGGCAAGATTTACGACCCCTGCTGCGGTTCGGGCGGCATGTTTGTGCAGAGCATGAAGTTTATCGAGGCGCATCACGGCAACAAGCGCGAAGTCTCCGTATATGGCCAGGAATACACCGGCACCACGTACAAACTAGCGAAGATGAACCTCGCCATCCGCGGTATCTCCGGCAACCTGGGCGACAAACCCGCCGACACCTTCGCCGAAGACCAGCACAAGGATTTGAAAGCCGACTTTATCATGGCGAACCCGCCGTTCAACCAGAAATCGTGGCGTGCCGAAAACGAACTCCTCGACGACCCGCGCTGGAAAGGCTACACCGTGCCGCCCACGAGCAACGCGAACTACGGTTGGATTCTGAACATCCTCTCGAAACTCTCCGAAAACGGCGTGGCGGGCTTCTTGCTCAGTAACGGTGCGCTCAGCGGCGAAGGCGACGAACAGCAAATCCGCAAGGAACTCCTGCAGAACGACAAGGTCGAGGCAATCCTCATTCTGCCCCGCAACATGTTCTATTCCACCGACATCAGCGTGACGCTCTGGATTCTGAACAACAACAAGACCGCCCGCGAAGTCAAGGTCGGCGATGCCATGCGCAAGTATCGTAACCGCAAAGGCGAAGTGCTCTTTATGGACCTGCGCCAGATGGGCGAACCCTTCGAAAAGAAATACACCCAGTTCAGCGCCGAGGACATCGCAAAAATCAGCGGCACTTACCACAAATGGCAAACGCAGAAAATCAAGGACGAACCCGAATACTGCGCCACCGCCACCCTAAAAGAAATCGAGGCGAAAAACTGGTCGCTCGTGCCGAGCAAGTACATCGAATTCAAGAACCGCGACGAGGCCGTGAACTTTGACGAAAAGATGCGCGAACTCCAGGCGGAAATGCGCACCCTCCTCAAGGCCGAAAAAGAAAGCGAAAAGGAACTCGCCAAAGTCTTCAAGAACCTGGGATTTGAACTATAA
- a CDS encoding TIGR02452 family protein, translated as MQKINYRQLNVTVFQDTAEHCRTNARLRESIAQSRQAQKFTGECESVTVENRNIYAEQAKVIVSQKRTFEAAQAYAGTKVAALNFASASCPGGGVTTGAGAQEESLCRCSTLYDCLNDQKMWELFYEPHRRQRNSLHTDDCIYTPGVTVFKTDVSAPELLSETDWYNVDIITCAAPNLGYSDVTISDEALKQLHIKRLRRILDIAIFNKVENIVLGAFGCGAFMNDPKIVASATAEVIKDYLFAFKTIEFAVFCRPGFEQNYREFSKINSTILEK; from the coding sequence ATGCAAAAAATCAATTATAGACAGTTGAACGTTACCGTATTCCAGGACACTGCAGAACATTGCCGTACCAACGCGCGGCTCCGCGAATCCATCGCGCAATCCAGACAGGCGCAAAAGTTCACGGGCGAATGCGAATCTGTCACCGTCGAAAACCGCAACATTTATGCGGAGCAGGCCAAGGTCATTGTTTCACAAAAGCGAACATTCGAAGCGGCGCAGGCATACGCAGGCACCAAAGTCGCAGCACTCAACTTTGCATCGGCTTCGTGCCCGGGCGGCGGCGTCACAACGGGGGCAGGCGCCCAAGAAGAAAGCCTTTGCAGGTGTTCGACTTTGTACGACTGCCTCAACGATCAAAAAATGTGGGAACTTTTCTACGAGCCGCATCGCCGTCAAAGAAATTCGCTGCACACCGATGACTGCATTTACACGCCGGGCGTAACCGTATTCAAGACCGACGTTTCGGCCCCTGAATTGCTCAGCGAAACGGACTGGTACAATGTAGATATCATCACGTGCGCGGCGCCGAACCTGGGCTACAGCGACGTCACAATTTCAGACGAGGCGCTCAAGCAACTCCACATCAAGCGACTCCGCCGCATTCTGGATATCGCCATTTTCAACAAAGTAGAAAACATCGTGCTAGGGGCATTCGGTTGCGGGGCATTCATGAACGACCCGAAAATCGTGGCAAGCGCCACCGCCGAGGTCATCAAGGATTACCTTTTCGCCTTCAAGACGATCGAGTTCGCGGTATTCTGCCGCCCCGGTTTTGAACAGAACTACAGGGAATTCAGCAAAATCAACTCAACCATTCTCGAAAAATAA
- a CDS encoding macro domain-containing protein, which translates to MPLKIVRNDITKVKADAIVNSANKNPICGGGTEYHIYQAAGYDNLLKAREQVGALNVAEVAVTPAFALNAKYIIHTVGPMWNGGVSGETFALENCYTHALEKAKELGCSSIAFPLISSGVFRFPKDSALKIALKAIGDFLQTNEIDVQLVVFDRKSFEVSEDLYSDIHAYIDDNYVQDKYDDVHDYVRQRWNERVFAYCDIEEMSNAVAPEADGLHTESLDDILAKPGETFCDKLFHLIHEKNLDDVDVYKRANLDRKHFSKIRSNVDYKPTKKTALALAIALHLNLDETADLLSRAGLALSPSNKGDLIVSYFIEREKYDIWEINSYLFKFGQPSLGA; encoded by the coding sequence ATGCCCTTAAAGATTGTTCGTAACGACATCACCAAAGTCAAGGCCGATGCCATCGTGAATTCCGCAAACAAGAACCCGATTTGCGGAGGTGGCACCGAATACCATATTTACCAGGCGGCAGGTTACGACAATCTCTTAAAGGCACGCGAACAAGTCGGCGCCCTGAACGTGGCCGAAGTTGCGGTCACGCCCGCATTCGCACTGAACGCCAAGTACATCATCCACACCGTAGGCCCCATGTGGAACGGCGGTGTTTCCGGTGAAACATTCGCGCTCGAAAATTGCTACACGCACGCCCTCGAAAAAGCGAAAGAACTCGGCTGCAGCTCCATCGCGTTTCCGCTCATTTCTAGTGGCGTATTCAGGTTCCCCAAAGACAGCGCATTAAAAATCGCCTTAAAGGCCATCGGCGACTTTTTGCAGACAAACGAAATAGATGTGCAGCTAGTCGTATTCGACCGCAAATCCTTCGAAGTCTCCGAAGACCTGTACAGTGACATTCACGCCTACATCGATGATAATTACGTACAAGATAAATACGACGATGTACATGATTATGTAAGGCAACGATGGAACGAAAGGGTATTCGCCTATTGTGACATTGAAGAAATGTCGAACGCAGTGGCTCCCGAAGCAGATGGTCTGCACACCGAGAGCCTCGACGACATCCTTGCGAAACCGGGTGAAACTTTCTGCGACAAGCTCTTCCATTTGATTCACGAAAAGAACCTGGACGATGTCGATGTCTACAAGCGCGCAAACCTGGACCGCAAACATTTCTCCAAAATCCGCAGCAACGTAGACTACAAGCCCACAAAAAAGACGGCACTCGCGCTCGCCATCGCGCTCCACCTGAATCTAGACGAAACAGCCGACCTGCTTTCCCGCGCAGGGTTAGCGCTCTCCCCCTCCAACAAGGGCGACCTGATCGTTTCCTATTTCATCGAGCGCGAAAAGTACGACATTTGGGAAATCAACAGCTATCTCTTTAAATTCGGCCAGCCCTCCCTCGGCGCATAA
- a CDS encoding co-chaperone YbbN: MKLTQFFSSACAIVFMAGALTYAAAKNATPAYNEDIKIVKVNDSNFESEILKSKKPVILEISSTSCPPCLIMIPTLIGIAKNYSDIKIASVGIDEPGIEKIKASLPIQAFPTFFLIKDGKIVNKLVGAVKEEELLAALQYTPKKGAAKPAKKAKNSPKNLVCKTPGQFNGLKNLVTISFVFGATEIENVDIVTDVFVPPEMSDRREQMIEHVRASGKGEVEPTMTGFRMHIDNNCRFMKAMDMKRTSTYGEMRAGLELQGFTCE, translated from the coding sequence ATGAAACTGACTCAATTTTTTTCCAGCGCCTGCGCCATAGTCTTTATGGCGGGCGCTTTGACTTATGCCGCTGCAAAAAACGCCACCCCGGCCTACAACGAAGACATTAAAATCGTCAAGGTAAACGACAGCAATTTCGAAAGTGAAATTCTGAAATCCAAGAAGCCGGTGATTCTGGAAATTTCTTCGACCAGCTGCCCGCCGTGCCTCATCATGATCCCGACACTCATCGGCATCGCGAAAAACTACAGCGACATCAAAATCGCCTCGGTCGGCATCGACGAACCGGGCATCGAAAAAATAAAGGCATCGCTCCCGATCCAGGCCTTCCCCACTTTCTTCCTCATCAAGGACGGCAAGATTGTGAACAAATTAGTCGGCGCCGTCAAAGAAGAAGAATTGCTCGCGGCCTTGCAGTACACGCCTAAAAAAGGTGCCGCCAAGCCCGCCAAAAAAGCAAAGAATTCCCCGAAGAACCTTGTGTGCAAAACGCCCGGTCAGTTCAACGGCCTCAAAAATCTGGTCACGATCTCGTTCGTATTCGGCGCCACCGAAATCGAAAATGTCGACATCGTAACCGACGTATTCGTACCGCCCGAAATGAGCGACAGACGCGAACAGATGATCGAACACGTGCGCGCCAGCGGCAAGGGCGAGGTGGAGCCCACCATGACCGGGTTCCGCATGCACATCGACAACAACTGCCGATTCATGAAGGCTATGGACATGAAACGCACCTCGACTTACGGCGAGATGCGTGCTGGCCTTGAACTGCAAGGCTTCACCTGCGAATAA
- a CDS encoding TolB family protein, with the protein MWDRSGNKSYLEVFDIVSGETKLLKEFDRVIEAPNWSADGKFLSFNSEGRIYKYEIASGDVSEVPSYFVDNCNNDHVLSPDNLGLFVSHHTKEDGLSRIYKIFFDGRVPELVTPLAPSYLHGITTDGKTLAYCAERNGEYDIYTIPAAGGNETQLTTAFGLNDGPEYDCDGEYIWFNSVRTGRMQAWRMKADGSEQTQMTFDAHWNTWFPHISPDRTKVVMLAYHERDVRPGEHVPNKNVEIRLMTGSDKTGWSEPRTILKLFGGQGTINVNSWAPDSKRFAYVRYEK; encoded by the coding sequence ATTTGGGACCGCAGCGGCAACAAGTCCTATCTTGAGGTTTTCGATATTGTTTCCGGTGAAACAAAACTGCTCAAGGAATTTGACCGCGTCATTGAGGCGCCCAACTGGAGCGCCGACGGAAAATTCCTCTCTTTCAATAGCGAAGGTCGCATCTATAAATACGAGATTGCCTCGGGCGACGTGAGCGAAGTGCCGAGTTACTTCGTGGACAACTGCAACAACGACCACGTGCTTTCGCCCGATAACTTGGGACTTTTCGTAAGCCACCACACCAAGGAAGACGGGCTTTCGCGCATTTACAAGATTTTCTTTGACGGCCGCGTGCCGGAACTGGTGACTCCCCTAGCCCCAAGCTACCTTCACGGGATTACGACGGATGGGAAAACGCTCGCCTACTGCGCCGAACGTAATGGCGAATACGATATCTACACCATTCCTGCGGCCGGAGGCAATGAAACGCAACTTACGACAGCATTCGGCTTGAACGATGGCCCGGAATATGACTGCGACGGCGAATACATCTGGTTCAATTCAGTGCGCACCGGCCGTATGCAGGCGTGGCGCATGAAGGCCGACGGTTCCGAGCAGACGCAGATGACTTTCGATGCGCATTGGAACACTTGGTTCCCGCACATTTCGCCCGACCGCACGAAGGTCGTGATGCTTGCCTACCATGAGCGCGACGTGCGCCCCGGCGAACATGTTCCGAACAAGAATGTGGAAATCCGCCTGATGACGGGTAGCGATAAAACCGGCTGGAGCGAGCCGCGTACGATCCTCAAGCTGTTCGGCGGCCAGGGAACAATTAATGTGAATTCCTGGGCCCCCGACAGCAAGCGCTTTGCGTATGTAAGGTACGAAAAATAA
- a CDS encoding pyridoxamine 5'-phosphate oxidase family protein, with translation MEEVKNFIKECGAYFLATVDGDQPRVRPFGTIEIFEGKLYIQTGKSKDCSKQIQKNGKVEICAMNSEGNKWLRVAGTLVRDDRREPKVHMLEHYPELKFMYSPDDDNTETLYFKDATATFYAFGASPRVVKF, from the coding sequence ATGGAAGAAGTCAAGAACTTCATCAAGGAATGTGGCGCCTACTTTTTGGCGACGGTTGACGGCGACCAGCCGCGTGTACGCCCCTTCGGCACCATCGAAATTTTCGAGGGCAAGCTCTACATTCAGACCGGCAAGTCGAAGGACTGCTCCAAGCAGATTCAGAAAAACGGCAAGGTCGAGATTTGTGCCATGAACTCCGAGGGAAACAAGTGGCTTCGCGTTGCCGGTACGCTTGTCCGCGATGACCGTCGCGAACCCAAGGTCCATATGCTCGAGCACTATCCCGAACTCAAGTTCATGTATTCGCCCGATGACGACAATACCGAAACGCTCTACTTTAAGGATGCGACTGCCACGTTCTACGCCTTTGGCGCCTCTCCCCGCGTCGTGAAATTCTAG
- a CDS encoding O-acetyl-ADP-ribose deacetylase: MIETEIIQGDITKLKVDAIVNAANCSLLGGGGVDGAIHRAAGPELLRSCIPLNGCETGKAKITPGFRLPAEFVIHTPGPVYRDGLHGEPELLESCYKSCLDLAEENGCETVAFPAISAGVYGYPWKAAAEIAIRTVDKFPAKNVKKVVFCCFGDEMLKVYQEVKSK, from the coding sequence ATGATAGAGACTGAAATTATCCAGGGTGATATCACCAAGCTGAAGGTCGACGCCATTGTGAATGCGGCGAACTGTTCGCTTTTGGGTGGTGGCGGTGTCGATGGGGCAATTCACCGGGCGGCAGGTCCGGAGCTCTTGAGGTCCTGCATTCCCCTGAACGGTTGCGAGACGGGTAAGGCCAAAATCACTCCGGGTTTCAGACTCCCCGCAGAGTTTGTTATTCACACTCCGGGTCCGGTTTATCGGGATGGCTTGCATGGTGAACCCGAACTTCTGGAATCTTGCTACAAGAGCTGTCTCGATCTGGCCGAGGAAAATGGCTGCGAGACGGTTGCCTTCCCCGCTATTTCGGCAGGTGTTTATGGCTACCCCTGGAAGGCTGCTGCCGAGATTGCAATCCGGACTGTTGATAAGTTCCCCGCAAAAAACGTCAAAAAGGTCGTTTTCTGTTGCTTTGGGGATGAAATGTTGAAAGTTTATCAAGAAGTAAAATCCAAATAG
- a CDS encoding VOC family protein has product MKIEHVAIWVKDIDKICEFYRKYFGGVVHPIYHNPAKQFTSRFITFDDGARLEIMHKPEMFHVEQSEHLGYAHLSFSVGSKEEVDRLTQKMSEDGIQVVGQPRTTGDGYYESVVLDPEGNRVEITV; this is encoded by the coding sequence ATGAAAATCGAACATGTCGCCATCTGGGTAAAAGACATCGACAAAATATGCGAATTCTACCGAAAGTATTTTGGTGGGGTAGTTCACCCGATTTATCATAATCCGGCAAAACAGTTCACCAGCCGGTTCATCACCTTCGACGACGGAGCTCGTTTGGAAATAATGCACAAACCAGAAATGTTCCACGTGGAACAATCGGAACATCTCGGGTATGCGCACCTATCTTTTTCTGTCGGTTCCAAAGAAGAGGTAGACCGCCTCACCCAAAAAATGTCCGAAGACGGAATCCAGGTGGTGGGGCAACCCCGAACAACCGGTGACGGGTATTATGAAAGTGTGGTTCTCGATCCCGAAGGCAATAGGGTAGAGATTACAGTTTAG